One window of Corynebacterium doosanense CAU 212 = DSM 45436 genomic DNA carries:
- a CDS encoding MBL fold metallo-hydrolase: MKITRRIHSCVEISDGDTTVVLDPGGFGTPDNLAEVDAVLITHIHPDHVDADALTAARATNPELRIYGPEGLRELIDADYNVVADGDTFSLGSLNVEVRETPHEKIINSKELPENLGYLFNDTVLHPGDSMAAIPDMEVVLVPISGPWLRMLMVDEYLAAHRPKRFIGVHDGVDNDNGLTLRGGLLRQLAKDHGVEYLPLKPGESVEV; the protein is encoded by the coding sequence ATGAAGATCACCCGACGAATCCACTCCTGCGTAGAAATCTCCGACGGCGACACCACGGTCGTGCTCGACCCCGGCGGCTTCGGCACCCCGGACAACCTCGCCGAGGTCGACGCCGTCCTCATCACCCACATCCACCCCGATCACGTCGACGCGGACGCGCTCACCGCCGCCCGCGCCACCAACCCCGAGCTGCGGATCTACGGCCCGGAGGGGTTGAGGGAGCTTATCGACGCCGACTACAACGTGGTCGCCGACGGTGACACCTTCTCGCTGGGCTCACTCAACGTCGAGGTCCGCGAGACCCCGCACGAGAAGATCATCAACTCCAAGGAGCTGCCGGAGAACCTCGGATACCTCTTCAACGACACGGTGCTGCATCCCGGCGACTCGATGGCGGCGATCCCGGACATGGAGGTTGTACTGGTGCCGATCAGTGGGCCGTGGCTGCGCATGCTCATGGTCGACGAATACCTCGCGGCCCACCGGCCGAAGCGGTTCATCGGCGTGCACGACGGGGTCGACAACGACAACGGCCTCACGCTCCGGGGCGGGCTGCTCCGCCAGCTCGCCAAGGACCACGGGGTGGAGTACCTGCCGCTCAAGCCGGGCGAGTCGGTCGAGGTCTAG
- a CDS encoding GNAT family N-acetyltransferase: MTTFDVTIHRNLGTPDTPSRTAREAAALWVKSDEDSYGFADLVPTPEFMATFTSDEAAARGVLITAVGTNGELAGFILTALPVRDNTDRMHLESRVRPGLEKGEVLRQMWPELKRLATEEGRDKFTWLEPATLEGGEIAPETGTGAVRRTSCTDLLGEHGFELSQIEIIYSIDVDEALTSVAGTRTDEGYHTESWVGATPERFMDGLVVLRTSMSVDIPQGDQQTEVEQWDSERIRRADRRAAEAGRVMLRTVAVDKRTGELAGYTELRHSAAGGEAAEQSDTHVAEEHRGHGLGLAMKHANLVQLAETSPHIRRILTSNASENSWMRAINERLGGRAVAAQGIWEASVEA, encoded by the coding sequence ATGACCACGTTTGACGTGACCATTCACCGAAACCTAGGCACCCCGGACACCCCGAGCCGCACGGCCCGCGAGGCAGCAGCACTGTGGGTGAAATCCGACGAGGACTCTTACGGTTTCGCAGATCTGGTGCCCACGCCGGAATTCATGGCGACATTCACCTCCGACGAGGCGGCCGCGCGTGGCGTCCTCATCACGGCCGTGGGGACCAACGGTGAGCTGGCCGGGTTCATCCTTACCGCCCTGCCCGTCCGCGACAACACCGACCGCATGCACCTGGAGTCCCGGGTTCGCCCCGGTCTCGAGAAAGGTGAGGTGCTCCGCCAGATGTGGCCGGAACTCAAGCGGCTAGCGACGGAGGAGGGCCGAGACAAGTTCACCTGGTTGGAGCCCGCGACGCTCGAAGGCGGGGAGATCGCGCCGGAGACAGGAACGGGCGCGGTGCGGCGGACGAGTTGTACCGACCTGCTGGGTGAGCACGGTTTCGAGCTCTCGCAGATCGAGATCATCTACTCCATCGACGTCGACGAAGCGCTGACGAGTGTCGCCGGTACCAGGACGGACGAGGGGTACCACACCGAGTCCTGGGTGGGAGCGACGCCGGAGCGGTTCATGGACGGCCTCGTCGTGTTGCGCACGTCCATGAGCGTCGACATCCCGCAGGGCGACCAGCAGACGGAGGTCGAGCAGTGGGACTCGGAGCGGATCAGGCGCGCCGACCGACGGGCCGCCGAGGCCGGGAGGGTGATGCTGCGGACGGTGGCCGTCGATAAGCGCACCGGAGAGCTGGCCGGCTACACGGAACTCAGGCACTCGGCGGCCGGGGGAGAGGCTGCAGAACAGTCGGATACACACGTCGCCGAGGAACACCGCGGCCACGGGCTGGGACTGGCGATGAAGCACGCCAACCTCGTTCAGCTCGCGGAGACAAGCCCACACATCCGGCGCATTCTCACCTCCAACGCCAGCGAGAATTCCTGGATGAGGGCCATCAATGAGCGCCTCGGCGGAAGGGCGGTGGCCGCGCAGGGAATCTGGGAGGCTAGCGTCGAGGCTTGA
- a CDS encoding O-acetyl-ADP-ribose deacetylase, protein MDITVTQGDITTARVDAVVNAANSSLMGGGGVDGAIHRAAGPELLAACKKARAELYPDGLPRGEAVATEAGNLDAEWVIHTVGPVHAKTIDHSDVLASCYRESLREARRVGARSVAFPAISAGVYGWPMDDATRIAVETVRSMAAEVGGDIDTVTFYAFDERAAAAFGEALAAS, encoded by the coding sequence ATGGACATCACTGTGACGCAGGGAGACATCACCACCGCGCGTGTCGACGCCGTGGTCAACGCGGCAAATTCCTCACTCATGGGTGGGGGAGGTGTCGACGGAGCGATCCACCGGGCCGCCGGGCCGGAACTGCTCGCCGCGTGCAAGAAGGCGCGTGCCGAGCTCTACCCGGACGGGCTGCCGCGCGGGGAGGCCGTGGCCACGGAGGCCGGAAACCTCGACGCAGAGTGGGTCATCCACACCGTCGGGCCGGTGCATGCCAAGACCATCGACCACTCGGACGTGCTGGCATCGTGTTACCGGGAGTCCCTGCGGGAGGCGCGGCGTGTCGGCGCCCGCAGCGTGGCCTTCCCCGCGATCTCCGCGGGGGTCTACGGGTGGCCGATGGACGACGCCACCCGCATCGCGGTGGAGACCGTGCGGTCCATGGCGGCCGAGGTGGGCGGGGACATCGATACGGTGACGTTCTACGCGTTCGACGAACGCGCGGCGGCGGCCTTCGGGGAGGCGTTGGCGGCGAGCTAG
- a CDS encoding pyridoxamine 5'-phosphate oxidase family protein: MTNLSSDFLGSLPQLTGTPPTIDLDLLPEEPRELFARWFREAVDAGVPEAKAMTVATVDADGLPDARMVDLQSVDENGWTFITGKASAKAAQLTANPAAALNFWWQPQIRAVRIRGEATPIPIGEYAQAWRVDPIHVEFWQSTAKQENTRIRYERTEMGWERSIETP, encoded by the coding sequence ATGACCAATCTCAGCTCTGACTTTCTTGGCAGCCTCCCACAGCTGACGGGCACCCCGCCGACAATCGACCTTGATCTGCTCCCGGAAGAGCCGCGCGAGCTGTTCGCCCGGTGGTTCCGGGAGGCCGTCGACGCAGGCGTCCCCGAGGCGAAGGCCATGACCGTGGCGACCGTCGACGCCGACGGGCTGCCTGACGCCCGCATGGTCGACCTCCAGTCCGTGGATGAGAACGGGTGGACGTTCATCACCGGCAAGGCCAGCGCCAAGGCGGCCCAACTGACGGCGAACCCGGCGGCCGCGCTGAACTTCTGGTGGCAGCCACAGATTCGCGCGGTCCGCATCCGCGGCGAGGCAACCCCGATCCCGATCGGGGAGTACGCGCAGGCCTGGCGGGTCGACCCGATACATGTGGAGTTCTGGCAGTCGACCGCGAAGCAGGAAAACACCCGGATTCGCTATGAGAGGACCGAGATGGGCTGGGAACGCAGCATAGAGACCCCGTAG
- a CDS encoding protein-L-isoaspartate O-methyltransferase family protein, whose protein sequence is MKVSEAFAAVDRREFLLPEHVEHYGVDAPLSIGHGQTNSQPRTVADMLTLLDVRPGHRVLDIGAGSGWSTALLATLTGPEGAVLGVELVPELVTFGSANLAKFDFPHASIRQATDDVYGLPAEAPFDRILVSAQPRELPEELVEQLHPDGVMVIPVAGTMLRVLADGSATRHGLYRFVPLKPRR, encoded by the coding sequence GTGAAGGTCTCCGAAGCTTTCGCCGCCGTCGACCGTCGCGAGTTCCTCCTGCCCGAGCACGTCGAGCACTACGGCGTCGACGCGCCGCTGTCCATCGGCCACGGGCAGACGAACTCGCAGCCGCGCACCGTCGCCGACATGCTCACGCTCCTCGATGTCCGCCCCGGCCACCGGGTCCTCGACATCGGCGCTGGTTCGGGGTGGTCCACCGCACTGCTGGCTACGCTCACCGGGCCCGAGGGCGCCGTGCTCGGGGTCGAACTCGTGCCTGAGCTAGTCACGTTCGGCAGCGCGAACCTGGCCAAGTTCGACTTCCCCCACGCCTCCATCAGGCAGGCAACGGACGACGTCTATGGCCTCCCCGCCGAAGCGCCCTTCGACCGGATCCTCGTCTCCGCGCAGCCGCGGGAGCTCCCCGAGGAGCTGGTCGAGCAGCTGCATCCCGACGGAGTCATGGTCATCCCGGTCGCGGGGACGATGCTCCGGGTGCTTGCCGACGGCTCGGCCACTAGACACGGGCTGTACCGGTTCGTCCCGCTCAAGCCTCGACGCTAG
- a CDS encoding DMT family transporter: MLAVLFGVLAGACLPVQTSVNTRLRLSVGSPLLASLLSFTVGTVALAAATLVATGRAYPELGLAAGSPWWTFIGGMLGVFVLTGNILLFPRIGGVQTVVLPIAGQVLMGLAIDAFGIFGSAVVPLSVSRIAGGLAVLLGVLLVVNVFQSRAQSPADRKGEPALWLWRLMGGAMGLAAATQTAVNGRLGGELGSAVAAALFSFATGAATLLLVLLTRTPFRFRVPDGQARNPAWMWIGGVLGSIIVFAGAFLAPVIGTGATVVVLLLGMMTGSVLIDTFGLLGSPRRRPQWTQVVGLVVILVGVVLIRIV, encoded by the coding sequence ATGTTGGCCGTGTTGTTCGGGGTGTTGGCGGGCGCGTGTCTGCCGGTGCAGACGTCGGTGAATACCCGGCTGCGATTGAGCGTCGGCTCACCGCTGCTGGCGTCCTTGCTCTCTTTTACTGTGGGAACGGTGGCGCTGGCGGCCGCGACGCTCGTGGCCACCGGGCGTGCCTATCCCGAGCTGGGGCTGGCGGCGGGCAGTCCGTGGTGGACGTTCATCGGCGGCATGCTCGGGGTTTTTGTGCTCACGGGAAACATCCTGCTGTTTCCGCGCATCGGTGGGGTGCAGACCGTGGTCCTGCCGATCGCGGGTCAGGTGCTCATGGGTCTGGCCATCGACGCCTTCGGGATCTTCGGCTCAGCGGTCGTACCGCTCAGCGTGAGCCGCATTGCTGGTGGGCTCGCGGTGTTGCTGGGCGTGTTGCTCGTGGTCAATGTGTTCCAGAGCCGGGCCCAATCCCCGGCTGACCGGAAGGGCGAACCTGCTCTGTGGCTGTGGCGACTCATGGGGGGCGCCATGGGACTGGCCGCCGCGACGCAGACGGCGGTCAACGGCCGCCTCGGTGGCGAACTCGGATCCGCCGTGGCCGCCGCGCTGTTCTCCTTCGCCACGGGTGCGGCGACCCTGCTGCTGGTGTTGCTGACCCGCACGCCGTTTCGTTTCCGGGTGCCGGACGGTCAGGCACGCAACCCCGCGTGGATGTGGATCGGCGGGGTGCTGGGCTCGATCATCGTGTTCGCCGGCGCGTTTCTCGCGCCGGTCATCGGCACGGGAGCCACGGTGGTGGTGCTGTTGCTGGGCATGATGACCGGCAGCGTGCTCATCGACACCTTCGGGCTCCTCGGCAGCCCGCGGCGCCGGCCGCAGTGGACGCAGGTGGTGGGACTGGTGGTCATCCTGGTGGGAGTCGTGCTGATTCGGATCGTCTAA